A single genomic interval of Lepisosteus oculatus isolate fLepOcu1 chromosome 12, fLepOcu1.hap2, whole genome shotgun sequence harbors:
- the slc16a8 gene encoding monocarboxylate transporter 3 — protein sequence MGARGRRAAAAAGPPDGGWGWVVLLSCFVVTGFSYAFPKAVSVYFKELMKDFGVGYSDTAWISSIMLAMLYGTGPVSSILVNRFGCRPVMLLGGLLASAGMVAASFTTNIIQLYLSAGVLTGLGLALNFQPSLIMLGSYFDKRRPLANGLAAAGSPVFLTALSPLGQVLLDRYGWRGGFLIMGGLLLNCCTCGAVMRPLGRRGGGREGAAPQELKEMLPSKGGAEGGRAGKRSDRKSRRKLLDFSVFRNRGFVVYAVAKFVTVLGLFVPPILLVNYAKDQGVPDREAAFLLSIIGFIDIFARPTCGVIAGLRWVRPRVAYFFSLALLFNGLTDVCSARATDYRGLVVFCVFFGVSYGMVGALQFEVLMGIVGSSAFPSALGLVLLIEAVAVLIGPPSAGRLVDAFNNYELIFYMAGGEVIAAAVILSVASYCCVGRGQRSRDPAKGAGTDREADSPLADGNNAHRNHSSSELAPPSRQEDLAQGGGALREEEMGLNMECPVQRESF from the exons ATGGGCGCGAGGGGTCggagggcggcggcggcggcggggccCCCGGATGGCGGCTGGGGCTGGGTAGTGCTGCTCAGCTGCTTCGTCGTCACGGGCTTCTCCTACGCCTTCCCCAAGGCGGTGAGCGTCTACTTCAAGGAGCTGATGAAGGACTTCGGTGTGGGCTACAGCGACACGGCCTGGATCTCCTCCATCATGCTGGCCATGCTGTACGGCACCG GCCCCGTCTCCAGCATCCTGGTCAACAGGTTCGGCTGCCGCCCCGTGATGCTGCTCGGGGGTCTCCTGGCGTCGGCCGGCATGGTGGCCGCCTCCTTCACCACCAACATCATCCAGCTCTACCTCTCCGCCGGGGTGCTCACAG GTCTGGGCCTGGCCCTGAACTTCCAGCCCTCCCTCATCATGCTGGGCAGCTACTTCGACAAGCGCCGCCCGCTGGCCAACGGGCTGGCGGCCGCGGGCAGCCCTGTCTTCCTGACGGCGCTCTCCCCGCTGGGGCAGGTGCTGCTGGACCGCTACGGCTGGCGGGGGGGCTTCCTCATCATGGGGGGGCTGCTGCTGAACTGCTGCACCTGCGGGGCCGTGATGAGGcccctggggcgccgtggcggGGGGCGGGAGGGGGCGGCCCCCCAGGAGCTGAAGGAGATGCTGCCGTCCAAGGGCGGGGCGGAGGGCGGGAGGGCCGGGAAGAGGAGCGACCGGAAGAGCAGGAGGAAGCTGCTGGACTTCAGCGTCTTCCGCAACCGGGGCTTCGTGGTCTACGCCGTGGCCAAGTTCGTGACCGTGCTGGGGCTGTTCGTGCCCCCCATCCTGCTGGTCAACTACGCCAAGGACCAGGGGGTGCCTGACCGGGAGGCGGCCTTCCTGCTGTCCATCATCGGCTTCATCGACATCTTCGCCCGGCCCACCTGCGGCGTCATCGCCGGGCTCCGCTGGGTGCGGCCCAGGGTCGCCTACTTCTTCAGCCTGGCGCTGCTGTTCAACGGGCTGACGGACGTGTGCTCCGCCCGGGCCACGGACTACCGGGGCCTGGTGGTCTTCTGCGTCTTCTTCGGCGTCTCCTACGGCATGGTGGGCGCCCTGCAGTTCGAGGTGCTCATGGGCATCGTGGGCTCCTCCGCCTTCCCCAGCGCCCTGGGGCTGGTGCTGCTCATCGAGGCCGTGGCCGTGCTCATCGGACCCCCCTCCGCAG GCCGGCTGGTCGACGCCTTCAACAATTACGAGCTGATCTTCTACATGGCCGGCGGCGAGGTCATCGCTGCCGCGGTCATCCTCAGCGTGGCCTCTTACTGCTGCGTGGGGCGGGGCCAGCGCTCCCGGGACCCGGCCAAGGGGGCGGGGACAGACAGGGAAGCGGACTCCCCATTGGCAGACGGCAACAACGCCCACCGAAACCACTCCTCCTCCGAGCTGGCCCCCCCCAGTCGTCAGGAGGACCTGGCCCAGGGGGGAGGGGCCTTGCGGGAGGAGGAGATGGGGTTAAACATGGAGTGTCcggtgcagagagagagcttCTGA